Proteins found in one Hirundo rustica isolate bHirRus1 chromosome 9, bHirRus1.pri.v3, whole genome shotgun sequence genomic segment:
- the LOC120756511 gene encoding coiled-coil domain-containing protein 180-like yields the protein MVMGLDPDKFPLLNPSRMDTSVFNDLAINVIKNLAGFDPSKKSQDPSQRTNDPEAVLRPVKKKFSDAHSQKSTSKRSSRDETKPKKREKGRKSLTRDERPQIFGKKPANSDTFKTIIMNILWKGSDTLLCLGEEFYGDKKNTQIGMLEDLPDTFERWAEMLRLKLLSYQRHTDDYYNFCLREFRDQLKWFEEELSSVSQLVVESLLKVHEQKLSSSTGHIQHLFNRQLREWEDVKTMHRRKLHYSLGHPNNSLQLEALCQEEIKRQKDQTDGVHLNTKMLQDCAAECAQSFFSALAALTEKLLLELDETITVDDVKVAETEMPTEKTSSVMHCKQAGLPLGTSKVQQLVKRGRRSWPGIPETTLPDTPDYTLCRGTASVSTAKTTLGHLAVVDARQAAYKKYKSKVEQMFAQIKEESTAQLLAIQRWNDWWEESIRKIKRLYL from the exons ATGGTGATGGGACTGGATCCTGACAAATTCCCTTTGTTAAATCCAAGCAGGATGGATACATCAGTATTTAATGACTTGGCAATAAATGTTATCAAAAATTTAGCTGG atttgacccatcaaaaaaatcccaagaccCAAGCCAGAGGACAAATGATCCAG AAGCAGTTCTTCGCCCAGTAAAGAAGAAGTTTTCTGATGCACATTCTCAGAAGTCTACTAGCAAGAGGTCATCTCGGGatgaaacaaagccaaaaaaacg tgaaaaaggcagaaaatctcTTACAAGGGACGAGAGACCCCAGATATTTGGAAAGAAGCCTGCAAACTCAGA tacTTTTAAGACGATTATTATGAATATTCTCTGGAAGGGTAGCGACACCTTGCTCTGCCTTGGTGAG GAGTTCTATGGAGACAAGAAGAATACTCAGATAGGAATGCTTGAAGATCTTCCAGACACATTTGAACGTTGGGCAGAAATGCTCAGACTGAAACTACTGTCATACCAAAGGCACACAGATGATTACTATAATTTCTGTCTTAGAG AATTTCGGGATCAGCTGAAGTGGTTTGAGGAGGAGCTCTCTTCTGTTTCCCAGCTGGTCGTGGAAAGTCTTTTAAAAGTACATGAGCAGAAACTCAGCTCTTCTACTGGTCATATTCAGCATCTCTTCAACAGACAGCTGAGAGAGTGGGAGGATGTGAAG ACTATGCACCGAAGAAAATTACATTACTCCTTAGGACACCCAAATAACTCCCTTCAGCTGGAGGCTTTGTGccaagaggaaataaaaaggcaaaaggatCAAACTGATGGTGTTCACCTCAACACAAAGATGCTGCAG GATTGTGCTGCTGAGTGTGCTCAGAGCTTTTTTTCTGCACTGGCTGCCCTCACTGAAAAGCTCCTCTTGGAACTAGATGAAACCATCACTGTTGATGATGTAAAAGTAGCAG AAACTGAAATGCCTACGGAGAAGACTTCGTCTGTAATGCATTGTAAACAAGCTGGACTTCCCCTAGGAACCTCCAAAGTTCAACAGTTAGTCAAACGAGGAAGGAG gagtTGGCCAGGAATACCTGAGACTACTCTTCCTGACACTCCAGACTATACTCTTTGCAGAGGAACTGCATCAGTTTCAACAGCTAAGACTACCCTGGGCCATCTGGCAGTAGTGGATGCAAGACAAGCTGCATATAAG aaatacaaaagcAAAGTTGAACAGATGTTTGCCCAGATCAAGGAAGAAAGTacagctcagctgctggcaATTCAGCGTTGGAATGACTGGTGGGAAGAATCTATCCGGAAGATAAAGCGACTCTACCTCTGA